From a region of the Qipengyuania spongiae genome:
- a CDS encoding pyridoxamine 5'-phosphate oxidase family protein — MKYNEGDPEKLKKKFWKSLADSPFLFLQLDGKPGTAVPMSPQLDKDANSSIWFFTHRNSDFCALGAATATFQGKGHDMYARFNGTLTEETSRERFEQFWNNFVEAWYEGGKDDPNIFFMRMDLGQAEIWDGEMGLLDTAKMALGMNVHGDAEEQHVKRADL, encoded by the coding sequence ATGAAGTACAATGAAGGCGATCCGGAGAAGCTGAAGAAGAAATTCTGGAAGTCGCTCGCCGACTCGCCCTTCCTGTTTCTGCAACTCGACGGAAAGCCCGGCACTGCGGTTCCGATGAGCCCGCAACTCGACAAGGATGCCAACAGCTCGATCTGGTTCTTCACGCACCGCAACAGCGACTTCTGCGCGCTGGGCGCGGCCACGGCGACATTTCAGGGCAAGGGCCACGACATGTATGCCCGCTTCAACGGGACGCTCACCGAAGAAACCAGTCGCGAGCGCTTCGAGCAATTCTGGAATAACTTCGTCGAAGCCTGGTACGAAGGCGGCAAGGACGATCCCAACATCTTCTTCATGCGGATGGACTTGGGCCAGGCCGAGATCTGGGATGGCGAGATGGGCCTCCTCGACACTGCCAAGATGGCGCTGGGCATGAACGTTCACGGGGATGCAGAGGAACAGCACGTCAAGCGCGCCGATCTCTGA
- a CDS encoding Y-family DNA polymerase: MDRWRAVNDALDDPRPLVLIADTAHGPRIEAVSAAGAAAGARRGMMLADARTLCPGIATAPFDPAGDLDFLEKLAIWAMRWGPWSAMDAPDGLLVDVTAVPHLFGGEERLLADVHTAFARRNLAIRSAIAPTAGAAWALAHFGPERTILEDLHDMKARLADLPVAALRLDEDVTGVLRRLGLKRLGELTGVQDAGGGRDAIQRRFRNRRSPAANPLIRLDQLLGRVPEPLLPVIPRQMPLVQRRLMEPIRHRALLDQVMRDLALDMVRELEGRAEGARRLELGLWRVDGEVVLRRLEFAAATRDADHICRLFSARLDDVEAGFGIEMVRLRASWAEPLSLEQEDFEAAAAYHGTSLATCIDRLTVRLGAKAVRRPVPFASHIPERAQQWQPPLGPERSSQAIFEFHDRPLKMLEKSECIAVLYATPDGYPKRFRWRGAVHEVARVEGPERIAPEWWRERGNARLRDYYRIEDETGRRYWIYRQGLIGDGRGGAPAWYLHGLCA, from the coding sequence ATGGATCGCTGGCGAGCGGTCAACGATGCCCTCGACGATCCGCGCCCTCTCGTCCTCATCGCCGATACGGCGCACGGCCCCCGCATTGAAGCGGTGAGCGCGGCCGGCGCGGCGGCAGGCGCGCGGCGCGGCATGATGCTGGCCGATGCCCGCACCCTGTGCCCCGGCATCGCCACCGCGCCCTTCGATCCGGCCGGCGATCTGGACTTTCTGGAGAAGCTCGCGATCTGGGCGATGCGCTGGGGCCCATGGTCGGCAATGGACGCGCCCGATGGGCTGCTGGTCGATGTCACCGCCGTGCCGCACCTGTTCGGAGGAGAGGAGCGGCTGCTGGCAGATGTCCATACCGCTTTCGCGCGGCGCAACCTAGCGATCCGCAGTGCGATTGCGCCGACCGCCGGAGCAGCTTGGGCGCTGGCGCATTTCGGGCCGGAACGCACGATTTTGGAAGATCTCCACGACATGAAGGCCCGCCTTGCCGACCTGCCGGTGGCGGCCCTGCGGCTCGACGAAGATGTGACGGGGGTGCTCCGTCGCCTCGGTCTCAAGCGGCTCGGCGAACTGACCGGCGTTCAGGACGCGGGCGGCGGCCGCGACGCGATCCAGCGCCGTTTCCGCAATCGTCGATCACCTGCCGCCAATCCGCTGATCCGTCTCGACCAGCTCCTCGGCCGCGTTCCCGAACCTCTGTTGCCGGTCATTCCCCGGCAGATGCCGCTGGTCCAGCGCCGGTTGATGGAGCCCATCCGCCATCGCGCGCTGCTCGATCAGGTGATGCGCGATCTCGCGCTCGACATGGTGCGCGAGCTGGAAGGCCGGGCGGAAGGAGCGCGGCGGCTCGAACTGGGCCTGTGGCGGGTCGACGGGGAGGTGGTGCTTCGCCGTCTCGAATTCGCCGCTGCCACGCGCGATGCCGACCATATATGCCGGCTGTTCTCCGCCCGGCTTGACGATGTCGAAGCGGGGTTCGGGATCGAGATGGTGCGCTTGCGAGCAAGCTGGGCCGAGCCGCTTTCGCTGGAGCAGGAGGATTTCGAGGCGGCGGCGGCGTATCACGGCACCTCGCTCGCGACCTGCATCGACAGGCTCACTGTCAGGCTGGGCGCGAAGGCTGTCCGTCGCCCGGTGCCCTTTGCCAGCCACATCCCCGAACGCGCGCAGCAATGGCAGCCGCCCCTAGGGCCTGAGCGGAGTTCGCAAGCAATCTTCGAATTCCACGACAGGCCGCTGAAGATGCTGGAGAAAAGCGAGTGTATCGCCGTGCTATATGCCACGCCCGACGGCTATCCCAAGCGCTTCCGCTGGCGCGGCGCAGTGCATGAGGTGGCACGTGTCGAAGGGCCCGAACGGATCGCGCCCGAATGGTGGCGCGAACGCGGCAATGCGCGTTTGCGCGACTACTACCGGATCGAGGACGAGACGGGTCGGCGCTACTGGATATACCGGCAGGGGCTGATCGGCGACGGGCGGGGCGGGGCGCCCGCCTGGTATCTGCACGGATTATGCGCCTGA
- a CDS encoding alpha/beta fold hydrolase, with protein sequence MPNLTTRDGTRLRYKELGQGRPVILIHGWPLSADSWDPIMMKLADNGYRAIAYDRRGFGRSDHAPSGYDYDTFSDDLADVMKETGATENVALVGFSMGGGEIARYMSRHSGKGVTQAVLVSSVVPYMLKTDDNPDGVPQSTFDEMTEGMKTNFRHFFTGFFKDFYGDGVLRDKVYDEEKHWAWTTTMMASQYATLQSAAAFATTDFRPDLSSFNVPTLVIHGTKDETVPIDATGRQVAEKVPGARLIEYDGEPHAVFATQTERLGDDLLDFLGRN encoded by the coding sequence GTGCCCAATCTTACGACCCGTGACGGAACTCGCTTGCGCTACAAGGAGCTGGGACAAGGCCGCCCGGTGATCCTGATTCATGGCTGGCCCCTTTCGGCCGACAGCTGGGACCCGATCATGATGAAGCTGGCCGACAACGGCTATCGCGCGATCGCTTACGACCGCCGCGGTTTCGGGCGCTCAGACCACGCGCCGTCTGGTTACGACTACGATACCTTCTCTGACGATCTGGCCGACGTCATGAAGGAAACCGGCGCGACCGAGAACGTCGCTTTGGTCGGCTTCTCCATGGGCGGCGGCGAAATTGCCCGCTACATGTCGCGCCATTCGGGCAAGGGGGTGACGCAGGCGGTGCTGGTCAGTTCGGTCGTGCCCTACATGCTGAAGACCGATGACAATCCGGACGGCGTGCCGCAATCGACCTTCGACGAAATGACCGAGGGGATGAAGACCAACTTCCGCCATTTCTTCACCGGCTTCTTCAAGGATTTTTACGGTGACGGCGTTCTGCGTGACAAGGTGTACGACGAGGAGAAGCATTGGGCGTGGACGACCACGATGATGGCCAGCCAGTACGCGACGCTCCAGTCTGCCGCCGCCTTCGCCACCACCGATTTCCGCCCCGACCTGTCGAGCTTCAACGTGCCGACACTAGTGATCCATGGCACCAAGGACGAGACCGTTCCAATCGATGCGACCGGGCGGCAGGTCGCCGAGAAGGTGCCGGGCGCCAGACTGATCGAATATGACGGCGAGCCGCATGCCGTCTTTGCCACGCAGACTGAACGGTTGGGTGACGATCTGCTTGATTTCCTCGGGCGGAACTGA
- a CDS encoding PilZ domain-containing protein, with product MSHHHAVGADRRKVQRWVIDTAARLRMTGGNRDGRLSDLSQTGARFEGSNLPITGTSGFLAWSDEEQYCRVMWSRPGSCGLQFDRPIPLEIIRRTAEMVEEREQSVANFGRIPMGRRREGRLTLVDCE from the coding sequence ATGTCGCACCATCACGCTGTCGGAGCTGACCGACGCAAGGTTCAACGCTGGGTCATCGACACAGCCGCGCGTCTGCGCATGACCGGCGGAAACCGCGACGGGCGCCTGTCAGACCTCTCGCAGACCGGCGCGCGTTTCGAAGGCAGCAACCTTCCGATAACCGGCACCTCCGGCTTCCTCGCCTGGTCGGACGAGGAGCAATATTGCCGGGTGATGTGGTCGAGGCCGGGCAGCTGTGGCCTCCAGTTCGACCGGCCCATCCCGCTCGAAATCATTCGCCGCACCGCCGAAATGGTCGAGGAGCGAGAGCAGTCGGTGGCGAATTTCGGCCGAATCCCCATGGGCCGGCGGCGCGAAGGACGCCTGACGCTCGTCGACTGCGAGTGA
- a CDS encoding putative DNA modification/repair radical SAM protein has product MASQTILQKLEILADAAKYDASCASSGTAKKNSLGSAKGIGSTEGMGICHAYAPDGRCISLLKILLTNHCVFDCHYCVNRKSSNVARARFTPQEVVDLTLAFYRRNYIEGLFLSSGIVKNSNHTMEQIVEVARILREEHDFRGYIHLKTIPEADAEIVHQAGLYADRVSINVELPTDAGLTRLAPDKDARQIEGAMGNVRSDLAEAKDAKKRFRHAPRFAPAGQSTQMIVGADAATDADIVGKASRLYDNFRLRRVYYSAFSPIPDASAVLPLKRPPLIREHRLYQSDWLMRFYGYKPTEVMQATEADGNLPLDIDPKLAWALKFRDSFPVDVNRATKEQLLRVPGLGVKAVHKILASRRHRTLRLDDVARLTLSITKVRPFICTVDWRPVMLTDRADLRSLLAPRTEQLELFAA; this is encoded by the coding sequence ATGGCTTCGCAGACCATCCTTCAAAAGCTGGAGATTCTCGCCGATGCGGCGAAATACGATGCCTCCTGCGCCTCGTCCGGCACGGCGAAAAAGAACTCGCTCGGATCGGCGAAGGGTATCGGTTCGACCGAAGGAATGGGGATCTGTCATGCCTATGCGCCGGATGGGCGCTGCATCTCGCTGCTCAAGATATTGCTGACCAATCACTGCGTGTTCGACTGCCATTATTGCGTCAACCGCAAGAGCTCGAATGTGGCGCGCGCGCGGTTCACGCCGCAGGAGGTCGTCGATCTGACGCTGGCGTTCTACCGGCGCAATTATATCGAGGGGTTGTTCCTTTCCTCGGGCATCGTCAAAAATTCGAACCACACGATGGAACAGATCGTCGAAGTCGCCCGCATTCTGCGGGAAGAGCATGATTTTCGCGGTTACATTCATCTCAAGACCATTCCCGAGGCGGATGCCGAGATCGTCCATCAGGCGGGGCTCTATGCCGATCGCGTTTCGATCAATGTCGAACTGCCGACCGATGCGGGCCTGACCCGCCTCGCGCCTGATAAGGACGCCCGCCAGATCGAAGGCGCGATGGGCAATGTGAGAAGCGATCTTGCCGAGGCGAAGGATGCGAAGAAGCGGTTCCGCCACGCTCCGCGCTTCGCGCCTGCCGGGCAGTCGACCCAGATGATCGTCGGCGCCGACGCGGCGACCGATGCGGATATCGTCGGCAAGGCGAGCAGGCTCTACGACAATTTCCGTCTACGCCGAGTATATTACAGCGCGTTCAGCCCGATTCCGGATGCAAGCGCCGTGCTGCCGCTGAAACGTCCTCCGCTGATTCGCGAGCATCGCTTGTACCAGTCCGACTGGCTGATGCGCTTCTATGGCTACAAGCCGACCGAGGTGATGCAAGCGACCGAAGCGGACGGCAATCTGCCGCTCGACATCGATCCCAAGCTCGCCTGGGCGCTCAAGTTTCGCGACAGCTTTCCGGTCGACGTCAACCGCGCGACCAAGGAACAATTGCTGCGCGTGCCTGGGCTGGGGGTAAAAGCGGTCCACAAGATCCTTGCAAGCCGGCGGCACCGCACGCTGCGGCTCGACGATGTGGCGCGGCTGACCCTCTCGATCACCAAGGTGCGACCGTTCATCTGCACGGTCGACTGGCGCCCCGTGATGCTGACCGATCGCGCCGATCTTCGCAGTCTGCTTGCGCCTCGGACTGAGCAGCTCGAACTGTTCGCAGCATGA
- a CDS encoding UdgX family uracil-DNA binding protein (This protein belongs to the uracil DNA glycosylase superfamily, members of which act in excision repair of DNA. However, it belongs more specifically to UdgX branch, whose founding member was found to bind uracil in DNA (where it does not belong), without cleaving it, appears to promote DNA repair by a pathway involving RecA, rather than base excision.): MTAFQHVEAGTYYVTEMPEPDDFEFWRERARALVQCEVPPDRIAWIEPGGSGDLFAHGERRSPMPEEGARPVRANRRFVSLAKNAILHSDPDRFALLYRLLWRLQSSPRIMEDKADPDVRRIEELDKNVRRDSHKMHAFVRFRLIEEESEDGEPREHYVAWFEPEHHILRANAGFFMRRFANMHWSILTPQGSLHWDTETMREGPPAERSDAPGGDPMEDLWRSYYASIFNPARLKIGAMLKEMPRKYWKNMPEAALIPELVAGAQKRESTMVEAGTLEFEERPETLAAIDRAIHACRKCPIGELDNEAVMGEGPRDAALMIVGEQPGDQEDQAGKPFVGPAGQLLNQHLERAGIDRGAAYVTNTVKHFKYVQRGKRRLHQSPGAKEIDTCRWWIESERAIVQPKLVLAMGASAARGMLGKTVSISKARGAPIPLEDGSELWITAHPSYLLRLDGAAREEQARLFDADLAAVRERLEELQA; encoded by the coding sequence ATGACAGCGTTCCAACATGTCGAGGCCGGCACCTATTACGTGACAGAGATGCCGGAGCCGGACGATTTCGAGTTCTGGCGGGAGCGGGCACGGGCTCTGGTCCAGTGCGAGGTGCCGCCCGACCGGATCGCCTGGATCGAGCCGGGGGGCAGTGGCGATCTGTTCGCGCATGGCGAGAGGCGCAGCCCGATGCCGGAGGAAGGCGCACGGCCCGTCCGGGCCAACCGGCGCTTCGTCAGTCTGGCGAAAAACGCGATTCTTCATTCCGACCCTGATCGCTTCGCGCTGCTCTACCGCCTGTTGTGGCGGCTCCAGTCCAGTCCGCGGATCATGGAGGACAAGGCCGATCCCGACGTGCGGCGCATTGAGGAACTCGACAAGAACGTCCGGCGCGACAGCCACAAGATGCACGCCTTCGTCCGCTTTCGCCTGATCGAGGAAGAGAGCGAGGATGGCGAACCGCGCGAACATTACGTCGCCTGGTTCGAACCCGAGCATCACATCCTGCGCGCCAATGCCGGGTTCTTCATGCGGCGTTTCGCCAACATGCACTGGTCGATCCTCACGCCGCAGGGGAGTCTGCATTGGGATACCGAAACCATGCGCGAAGGTCCGCCAGCCGAGCGGTCCGATGCGCCGGGCGGCGATCCGATGGAGGATCTATGGCGCAGCTATTACGCGTCCATCTTCAACCCCGCGCGTTTGAAGATCGGGGCCATGCTCAAGGAGATGCCCCGAAAATACTGGAAGAACATGCCCGAGGCCGCGCTCATTCCCGAGCTCGTGGCAGGCGCACAGAAGCGGGAGAGCACGATGGTCGAGGCAGGAACGCTCGAATTCGAGGAACGGCCCGAAACGCTGGCGGCGATCGACAGAGCGATCCATGCCTGCCGCAAATGTCCGATCGGGGAGCTCGATAACGAGGCGGTGATGGGCGAGGGGCCGCGCGATGCCGCGCTGATGATCGTCGGCGAGCAGCCGGGCGATCAGGAGGATCAGGCGGGAAAACCCTTCGTCGGCCCGGCCGGGCAATTGCTGAACCAACATCTCGAACGGGCCGGGATCGATCGCGGCGCGGCCTATGTCACGAATACGGTGAAGCATTTCAAATATGTCCAGCGCGGCAAGCGTCGGCTGCACCAGTCGCCGGGCGCGAAGGAAATCGACACCTGCCGCTGGTGGATCGAGAGCGAGCGCGCGATCGTGCAGCCAAAGCTGGTGCTGGCAATGGGTGCCAGTGCGGCGCGCGGGATGCTCGGCAAGACAGTGAGCATTTCCAAGGCGCGCGGCGCACCGATCCCGCTCGAGGATGGCAGCGAGCTGTGGATCACGGCGCATCCGTCCTATCTTCTGCGACTGGACGGTGCGGCGCGCGAGGAACAGGCGCGCTTGTTCGACGCCGACCTTGCCGCAGTGCGGGAGCGGTTGGAGGAATTGCAGGCATGA
- a CDS encoding error-prone DNA polymerase: MPENDHQIPKRTLAVDPDTIDPPARAPFVELGLVSCFSFLRGASDAVDIVKQAYDLGYDAVGIADANTMAGVVRVHTEAKKLKLKPVIGCRIETVEGLAFLAYPQNRPAYGRLCKLISAGRMSTLDDKWQAKGQCDITLAMLAEHSKDLQLILLPPRDLDECFTLAVPSNVVAFPSGRSGVDAEKDLVRAQLASQEITKTFEDLVPHIADLLPAFRHIAASYLHTGDDVVRIERLDALAKASGLTILATNDVHYATPDRRPLQDVMTAIRHKTTVAAAGHLLHGNAERYLKTPKTMVRLFDRWPHAISAARAVADACRFSLDDLKYEYPEKIYPDGMTPQRHLEQQVWHRARHDRYPRGLPPVIKRTIKRELRLIRQLDLARYFLTIKDIVDFARGQDILCQGRGSAANSAVCYCLGITNVDPAKHQLLFDRFISKERKEPPDIDVDFEHERREEVIQHIYDTYGRHRAGLCATVIHYRPRMAIREVGKAMGLTEDVTAALAKTVWGGWGKEISDRHAAETGMDVTDPLLRRVLKLTEQMIGMPRHLSQHVGGFILTDGALTETVPIGNGAMPDRSFIEWDKDDIDDLGILKVDVLALGMLTCIRKCFGLLENHHERPLTLATLPREDAATYDMLCKGDSLGVFQVESRAQMNMLPRLRPRIFYDLVVQVAIVRPGPIQGDMVHPYLKQRRRAREGHTDFHLPSPSPEHGPANELSSILERTYGVPIFQEQAMKIALDAAKFTPAEANQLRRAMATFRSRGMVDEHQDKMVGRMIARGYDPEFAERCFNQIKGFGEYGFPESHAASFAHLVYVSSWLKCHYPAAFACALLNSQPMGFYAPAQIVRDAVEHEVEVLPADVNLSGWDCTLEQADVMPSRGGGPVALRLGLRQIDGLPEAVAARLVGEREKHGPYRDVRALRDRTGISPSHVERLAQADAFGSLRLSRRQALWDARSLMNAPDLPLFAAAAARDEGAEKTRTQLPAMPLSEEVVADYQTTRLSLKAHPMAFLRANLAERGFVRACDLRERKFRSMVHVAGVVLIRQRPGSAKGVCFITLEDETGVVNLVVWPDLKEKQRRVVMGARLMEVRGRVEYDDEVIHVIAQHMSDASHELYRLSDDMLNAPVARADHVNSPLPSSSSGKLNPRDDLREGADDPYKPVEPWEEPPAGNRECGFHGPQSGGHPRNARIIPRILPASRDFH, encoded by the coding sequence ATGCCCGAAAACGACCATCAGATACCCAAGCGTACTCTGGCCGTCGATCCGGACACGATCGACCCGCCGGCGCGCGCTCCCTTCGTCGAACTCGGACTCGTTTCCTGCTTCAGCTTCCTGCGCGGTGCATCGGATGCGGTGGACATCGTCAAGCAGGCTTATGATCTCGGCTACGATGCGGTCGGGATCGCGGATGCCAACACCATGGCCGGGGTGGTGCGTGTCCACACCGAAGCGAAAAAGCTCAAGCTGAAGCCGGTTATCGGGTGCCGGATAGAGACTGTCGAGGGTCTGGCCTTCCTCGCCTATCCGCAGAACCGCCCCGCCTATGGCAGGCTGTGCAAGCTCATCAGCGCGGGGCGGATGTCCACGCTCGACGACAAATGGCAGGCCAAGGGACAGTGCGATATCACGCTCGCGATGCTGGCCGAACACAGCAAGGATCTGCAGCTCATCCTCCTGCCGCCGCGCGATCTCGACGAGTGCTTCACCCTCGCGGTGCCGAGCAATGTGGTCGCGTTTCCATCCGGCAGATCGGGTGTGGATGCAGAGAAAGATTTGGTCCGCGCTCAACTGGCTTCCCAAGAAATAACCAAAACTTTCGAAGATCTTGTTCCGCATATCGCAGACCTTCTCCCAGCATTTCGCCATATTGCTGCGAGCTATCTCCACACCGGCGACGATGTCGTGCGCATCGAACGGCTCGATGCTCTGGCCAAGGCGAGCGGCCTCACGATCCTTGCCACCAACGACGTGCATTATGCCACACCCGATCGGCGGCCGTTGCAGGATGTAATGACGGCGATCCGGCACAAGACCACCGTCGCCGCAGCAGGTCATCTGCTGCATGGCAATGCCGAACGCTATCTCAAGACGCCCAAAACGATGGTTCGCCTGTTCGATCGCTGGCCTCACGCCATTTCCGCTGCGCGGGCGGTGGCGGATGCATGTCGCTTCAGTCTCGACGATCTGAAATACGAATATCCGGAGAAAATCTATCCCGACGGGATGACCCCGCAGAGACATCTCGAACAGCAGGTCTGGCATCGTGCCCGGCACGACCGTTACCCAAGGGGCTTGCCACCCGTGATCAAGCGGACGATCAAGCGTGAATTGCGGCTGATCCGCCAACTTGATCTCGCGCGCTATTTCCTAACCATCAAGGATATCGTCGATTTTGCCCGGGGGCAGGACATATTGTGTCAGGGGCGGGGCAGCGCAGCCAATTCGGCGGTCTGCTACTGCCTCGGCATCACCAATGTCGATCCGGCGAAGCATCAGCTGTTGTTCGACCGCTTCATCTCGAAGGAGCGCAAGGAGCCGCCCGATATCGACGTCGATTTCGAGCACGAACGGCGCGAAGAGGTGATCCAGCACATTTACGACACATACGGTCGCCACCGCGCCGGACTGTGCGCCACGGTGATTCATTACCGCCCGCGCATGGCGATCCGCGAGGTCGGCAAGGCCATGGGCCTGACCGAGGATGTCACCGCCGCGCTAGCCAAAACGGTGTGGGGCGGATGGGGCAAGGAAATCAGCGATCGGCACGCAGCCGAAACTGGTATGGACGTGACCGATCCGCTTCTCAGGCGTGTTCTCAAACTCACCGAGCAAATGATTGGAATGCCGCGACATCTTTCGCAACATGTCGGTGGTTTTATCCTGACCGACGGAGCGCTGACCGAAACCGTGCCGATCGGCAACGGGGCCATGCCCGATCGCAGCTTCATCGAATGGGACAAGGACGATATCGACGATCTCGGCATTCTCAAGGTCGACGTGCTCGCGCTGGGAATGTTGACCTGCATAAGGAAATGCTTTGGCCTGCTCGAAAACCATCACGAGCGGCCGCTGACCCTGGCCACTCTGCCGCGCGAGGATGCCGCCACTTACGACATGCTGTGCAAGGGAGATTCCCTGGGCGTGTTCCAGGTGGAAAGCCGGGCACAGATGAACATGCTCCCACGGTTGCGTCCGCGCATTTTCTACGATCTCGTCGTGCAAGTGGCCATCGTGCGACCCGGCCCCATCCAGGGCGACATGGTGCACCCCTATCTCAAGCAGAGGCGACGCGCGCGCGAGGGGCACACCGATTTCCATCTACCGAGCCCTTCGCCGGAGCACGGCCCGGCGAACGAGCTCTCTTCCATTCTGGAGCGCACCTACGGCGTCCCTATCTTCCAGGAACAGGCGATGAAGATCGCGCTCGACGCCGCCAAGTTTACGCCCGCGGAGGCGAACCAGTTGCGCAGGGCGATGGCCACCTTCCGCAGCCGTGGCATGGTCGACGAGCATCAGGACAAGATGGTCGGCCGGATGATCGCGCGCGGCTACGATCCCGAATTCGCCGAGCGTTGCTTCAATCAGATCAAGGGCTTCGGCGAATACGGCTTTCCCGAAAGCCACGCGGCGAGCTTCGCGCATCTGGTGTATGTCTCGAGCTGGCTCAAATGTCATTACCCGGCGGCCTTCGCCTGCGCGCTGCTCAATTCACAGCCGATGGGCTTTTACGCTCCGGCGCAGATCGTGCGGGACGCCGTGGAGCACGAGGTGGAAGTGTTGCCGGCTGACGTCAATCTGTCAGGATGGGACTGCACGCTGGAGCAAGCTGACGTCATGCCGTCGCGGGGGGGCGGGCCTGTCGCCCTCCGCCTTGGCCTGCGCCAGATCGACGGACTTCCCGAAGCAGTGGCTGCAAGGCTGGTGGGCGAACGTGAGAAGCATGGTCCCTACCGCGACGTAAGGGCCTTGCGTGATCGCACGGGGATATCGCCCTCGCATGTCGAGCGGCTCGCACAGGCCGATGCTTTCGGATCGCTGAGGCTTTCCCGGCGGCAGGCCCTGTGGGACGCGCGCAGCCTGATGAACGCGCCCGACCTGCCGCTCTTCGCCGCAGCGGCCGCGCGTGACGAGGGGGCGGAAAAGACGCGCACGCAGCTTCCGGCGATGCCGCTCTCCGAAGAGGTGGTCGCCGATTATCAGACCACGCGCCTCAGCTTGAAGGCGCATCCGATGGCCTTCTTGCGCGCCAACCTTGCCGAGCGCGGCTTCGTGCGCGCCTGCGACCTGCGCGAAAGGAAATTCCGCTCCATGGTCCATGTCGCCGGCGTGGTGCTGATCCGCCAGCGGCCGGGCTCGGCCAAGGGGGTCTGCTTCATCACGCTGGAGGACGAGACCGGCGTGGTCAATCTGGTCGTCTGGCCCGATCTCAAGGAGAAGCAGCGGCGCGTCGTCATGGGCGCCCGGCTGATGGAAGTGCGCGGCCGGGTGGAGTATGACGACGAGGTAATCCACGTCATCGCCCAGCACATGAGCGATGCCAGCCACGAGCTCTATCGCCTGTCGGACGACATGCTCAATGCGCCGGTCGCGCGTGCCGATCACGTGAACTCGCCTCTGCCGTCTTCGTCTTCGGGCAAGCTCAATCCGCGCGACGATCTGCGTGAAGGGGCGGATGATCCTTACAAGCCTGTCGAACCGTGGGAGGAGCCGCCCGCCGGCAATCGCGAATGTGGTTTTCATGGTCCGCAATCGGGCGGCCATCCGCGCAATGCGAGGATCATTCCCCGGATACTCCCGGCCTCGCGGGACTTTCATTAA
- a CDS encoding extensin family protein, with translation MAKKPKTRISKRIGKFTGDRRFIAVLVLIAIFVGGRSWLTEHPEHDPWAPLDLTDPPGWATEAKLRALQDDLPACRAVLERSEVAFTALDPAGDGQCARPDRTRLDGYPLSPDNPPTTCPVAIALELWQRDGIDPAAQEIFGSEIARIEHLGAYSCRRLYGRESGGWSEHATGNAIDISGFVLEDGTRISVLGDWDDEGDKGRFLRRVRDGACGAFSTVLSPDYNAAHADHFHLDMSGRWSGLCR, from the coding sequence ATGGCGAAGAAACCAAAGACCCGCATTTCCAAGCGCATTGGCAAGTTCACGGGGGATCGGCGGTTCATCGCCGTCCTGGTCCTTATCGCGATCTTCGTCGGCGGGCGAAGCTGGCTGACCGAACATCCCGAGCATGATCCGTGGGCGCCGCTCGATCTGACCGACCCGCCGGGCTGGGCGACCGAGGCCAAACTGCGCGCGTTGCAGGACGATCTGCCAGCCTGCCGCGCCGTCCTCGAGCGATCGGAGGTTGCTTTCACCGCGCTCGACCCGGCGGGGGATGGGCAATGCGCACGGCCCGACCGGACGCGGCTCGACGGCTACCCGCTGTCACCGGACAACCCACCCACCACCTGCCCCGTCGCGATCGCTCTGGAGCTGTGGCAGCGCGATGGGATCGATCCGGCCGCGCAGGAAATCTTCGGTAGTGAAATCGCGCGGATAGAGCATCTTGGCGCTTACTCCTGCCGTCGTCTCTACGGTCGCGAAAGCGGCGGGTGGAGCGAACATGCCACCGGCAACGCCATCGATATCTCCGGTTTCGTTCTGGAAGACGGAACGCGGATCAGCGTGCTCGGTGACTGGGACGACGAAGGCGACAAGGGCCGTTTCCTGCGCCGGGTGCGCGATGGAGCGTGCGGCGCGTTCTCGACGGTTCTCTCACCCGATTACAACGCTGCCCATGCCGACCACTTCCATCTCGACATGAGTGGGCGATGGAGCGGATTGTGTCGCTAG